One genomic window of Mucilaginibacter sp. SJ includes the following:
- a CDS encoding winged helix-turn-helix transcriptional regulator: MTKNRHSDHSCTMAAALSVISGKWKLSIINQLLTGQKRYSEINRAIPGMTEKMLSQQIRELEEDGIVSRHIFPEVPPRVEYSLTPIGQELSSIFYTLERWGSHYMTVTNANGEVVQPDYTCYTLVKQDDEVVRVEV; the protein is encoded by the coding sequence ATGACAAAAAACAGACATTCCGATCACTCCTGCACTATGGCAGCAGCTCTAAGTGTGATTAGTGGTAAGTGGAAACTGAGTATAATAAACCAATTATTAACCGGCCAGAAGCGTTACAGTGAGATAAACCGGGCAATCCCCGGCATGACCGAAAAGATGCTTTCACAACAAATTCGCGAACTGGAAGAAGACGGCATAGTATCCCGCCATATTTTTCCCGAAGTACCGCCAAGGGTTGAATATTCCCTCACTCCCATCGGCCAGGAGTTATCATCTATATTTTACACCCTCGAAAGATGGGGCAGCCATTACATGACCGTTACTAACGCCAACGGTGAAGTGGTTCAGCCAGATTATACTTGTTATACTTTGGTTAAACAGGATGATGAGGTGGTGAGAGTGGAAGTGTAA